The following nucleotide sequence is from Candidatus Alcyoniella australis.
GCTCGTCGCCGGATTTGGCCAGCGGCGCGCAGGAAAGCCAGACGCTGGTGCCGCGGTATCCGTCGCTGACTCCCAAGCTGTTGGCGAACGCCACGGCCCCGACGTAGTCGCCCGCACCGACCTCGTCGATGTTGCTGATCCGCGGGTCAAAGGCGCGTACGATGCGCTCCATCTCCAGCGCGGTCTCGATCTTCCACTCGGGGGTCAGGGCGGCTGTCTGCTCGTCGTACAGATCGATCGACGCGTTGCGCAACGCAAGGTCCGCGGCCGAGGGCAGCCCGTGATTGTCGTCGTCGCTGACCTCGCGCGCCATGGCCACGGCTTGGCCGACCATCGCCTCCACGGCCTCGTCGCTAAAATCGGTCGAGCTGGCGAAACCCAGACGCTTACCCGCGTAGACTCGCAGACCCACACCCTTGCTCGTGGCCTGGGTGATGTCCTCGATCGCACCGTCGCGCACGCGCACCGAGAAGTCGCGGCCGTTTTGGGTCCAGGCCTCGGCCTGATCCGCGCCTGCCGCGCGCGCCCGATCGACCACTTTCTGGGCAAACTGCTTGAGCTGCTGTATATCCATTGAGTCTTCCACTCCCCTATCGGCCGGTGCCGCCGACGGTCATGCCGTCGATCTTCAGCGTAGCCAGGCCGACCCCCACGGGCACTCCCTGACCGTCCTTGCCGCAAGTGCCGATGCCCGGATCGAGCTCGGCGTCGGAGCCGACCATGCTCACGCGCCCCAGCACCTCGGGACCCACGCCGATCAGCGTCGCG
It contains:
- a CDS encoding DNA gyrase modulator, which codes for MDIQQLKQFAQKVVDRARAAGADQAEAWTQNGRDFSVRVRDGAIEDITQATSKGVGLRVYAGKRLGFASSTDFSDEAVEAMVGQAVAMAREVSDDDNHGLPSAADLALRNASIDLYDEQTAALTPEWKIETALEMERIVRAFDPRISNIDEVGAGDYVGAVAFANSLGVSDGYRGTSVWLSCAPLAKSGDE